In Leptospira congkakensis, one DNA window encodes the following:
- a CDS encoding response regulator transcription factor yields MSQKKALIVDDSTVTRLMIRKIILEKFPNWEILEADSADAAKSILTDHQDIDFFTLDQNMPGNLSGLDLAEELKKNYKDTKIVLITANIQDAIKNRAKSLGIDFVEKPVSPEKILPHLD; encoded by the coding sequence ATGTCACAAAAAAAAGCGCTAATCGTAGACGATAGCACGGTCACTCGTTTGATGATCCGAAAAATAATTTTAGAAAAATTCCCTAATTGGGAAATCCTAGAAGCTGATTCTGCTGATGCGGCTAAATCTATTTTGACTGACCACCAAGATATCGATTTTTTCACTTTAGACCAGAATATGCCAGGAAATCTGTCTGGATTGGATTTGGCAGAAGAACTTAAAAAGAATTACAAAGACACAAAGATAGTTTTGATTACTGCTAACATTCAAGATGCAATCAAAAATAGAGCAAAATCATTAGGAATTGATTTTGTAGAAAAACCTGTATCTCCAGAAAAAATTCTCCCACATTTGGACTAA
- a CDS encoding MORN repeat-containing protein, with protein MRSKYFIFLFLYIFCFCKSNQKICEGENCRTGKFQVTYKNGDHFDGDFLEDTKHGSGIYQYSNGDIFEGEYQFGYKEGSGTYRYANGDKFTGLYSKGKRNGPGKYTFADGLVLEGNWENNQLQGQAKIVNAKGSLVLEGIWKDSQWTGITPTSASTNGIEISNPE; from the coding sequence ATGCGATCCAAATACTTTATATTTTTATTTTTATACATTTTTTGCTTCTGCAAGTCGAACCAAAAAATCTGCGAAGGAGAAAATTGCAGAACTGGAAAATTTCAGGTAACCTACAAAAATGGTGATCATTTCGATGGAGATTTTTTAGAGGATACGAAACACGGATCAGGAATTTATCAATATTCTAATGGTGATATTTTCGAAGGTGAATACCAGTTTGGATATAAAGAGGGGTCTGGAACTTATCGCTATGCTAACGGGGATAAATTTACCGGATTGTATTCCAAAGGGAAAAGAAATGGTCCTGGAAAATACACTTTCGCAGATGGACTTGTTTTGGAAGGGAATTGGGAAAACAACCAATTGCAGGGTCAAGCAAAGATAGTGAATGCAAAAGGTAGTTTGGTACTCGAAGGAATTTGGAAAGACAGTCAGTGGACTGGAATCACACCGACTTCTGCTTCAACCAATGGTATCGAAATTTCGAACCCCGAGTGA
- the metF gene encoding methylenetetrahydrofolate reductase [NAD(P)H] — translation MHISQILGKKQTTISFEFFPPKNEEASADLFQNIQELSQMNPAYVSVTYGAGGSTRDLTHDLVVKLQKETGLTIVSHLTCVGSTKDEIKEILKRYEKSGIHNIMALRGDPPKGQTEFKQTENGFAYAGELVSFIKKEYPEMGIGIAGFPEGHPSTPNRLKEIEYLKWKVDQGADYICTQMFFNNNYFYDFVERCEIAGIKVPIIAGIMPVTSRKGMARMAELSLGTNFPAKLLKSLSRAEDDSYAENVGIHWATEQVRDLLDHKVAGIHMYTLNKSKATRKIYESLGVRNFDTIG, via the coding sequence ATGCATATCTCTCAGATTCTCGGTAAAAAACAAACAACCATCAGCTTCGAGTTTTTCCCTCCAAAAAATGAGGAAGCCTCGGCGGATTTGTTCCAAAACATCCAAGAATTGTCCCAAATGAACCCGGCTTATGTAAGTGTAACTTATGGGGCTGGTGGATCAACAAGAGACCTCACCCATGACTTAGTTGTAAAACTCCAAAAAGAGACTGGTTTAACGATTGTTAGTCATCTTACCTGCGTCGGTTCTACCAAAGATGAAATTAAAGAAATCCTCAAACGATACGAAAAAAGTGGAATCCACAATATCATGGCTCTACGCGGAGATCCACCGAAAGGACAAACAGAATTCAAACAAACCGAAAACGGTTTTGCTTACGCTGGTGAATTGGTATCGTTTATCAAAAAAGAATATCCTGAAATGGGAATTGGAATCGCTGGATTTCCGGAAGGACATCCTTCTACTCCCAATCGTTTAAAAGAAATTGAATACCTAAAATGGAAAGTAGACCAAGGTGCCGATTACATTTGCACTCAAATGTTTTTTAACAATAACTACTTTTATGATTTTGTAGAGCGATGTGAAATTGCAGGAATCAAAGTTCCCATCATTGCCGGAATTATGCCTGTCACTTCCCGAAAAGGAATGGCAAGAATGGCGGAGTTGTCTTTAGGAACCAATTTCCCAGCAAAATTATTAAAATCTCTTTCCCGCGCAGAAGATGATTCTTATGCAGAAAATGTGGGAATCCATTGGGCAACAGAACAAGTCAGGGATTTGTTAGATCATAAAGTTGCGGGCATTCACATGTATACACTTAACAAATCTAAGGCGACTAGGAAAATTTACGAATCACTCGGGGTTCGAAATTTCGATACCATTGGTTGA
- a CDS encoding SDR family NAD(P)-dependent oxidoreductase, whose protein sequence is MKLSGNTILITGCGMGIGALTAERLAKEGNDIIGVDIKLPLLKEIQNKVESLGRKFYGFACDLSKESDIESLIKQIQKKRLEYQILINNAGIAPSGLYEGKDFSVWSKAIQINVNAPMKLVYLSLPILKNQKEAAIINLASIAGKFGTEGTVTYSATKHAMVGFSQALKMELYETQIGVSWICPTMVNTRMIDGVKPSLFTPVIEPPKVADAIVYAIKKNPGEVMVPSYLRASIVILPALFPKFSLWLAVKTKASKGWLLANKGLEKNIPV, encoded by the coding sequence ATGAAACTTTCTGGAAATACAATATTAATCACTGGATGTGGTATGGGAATCGGTGCTTTGACGGCGGAACGATTGGCAAAAGAAGGGAATGATATCATTGGTGTTGATATTAAATTACCGTTATTAAAAGAAATCCAAAACAAAGTCGAATCTCTCGGAAGGAAATTTTACGGATTTGCTTGTGATCTTTCTAAAGAATCTGATATCGAATCTCTAATCAAACAAATCCAAAAAAAACGTTTAGAATATCAAATTTTAATCAACAACGCAGGGATTGCACCAAGTGGTCTTTACGAAGGAAAGGATTTTTCTGTTTGGAGTAAGGCCATCCAAATCAATGTGAATGCGCCGATGAAATTGGTTTATCTTTCCCTACCCATCTTAAAAAATCAGAAAGAAGCCGCAATTATCAATTTAGCAAGTATCGCAGGTAAATTTGGTACAGAAGGAACGGTAACCTATTCCGCAACCAAACATGCAATGGTTGGATTTTCCCAAGCTCTGAAAATGGAACTTTATGAAACACAAATCGGTGTTAGTTGGATTTGTCCGACAATGGTAAATACAAGGATGATTGATGGTGTCAAACCTTCTCTTTTCACCCCTGTCATTGAACCCCCTAAGGTAGCAGACGCCATTGTTTATGCCATCAAAAAGAATCCTGGAGAAGTTATGGTTCCTTCTTATTTACGAGCTTCGATTGTCATCCTTCCAGCCTTGTTTCCAAAATTTTCCCTGTGGTTGGCGGTGAAAACAAAAGCATCAAAAGGTTGGCTTCTGGCAAACAAGGGACTTGAGAAAAATATTCCTGTTTAG
- a CDS encoding biotin--[acetyl-CoA-carboxylase] ligase, producing MRNRPMEYRLLKTELGHRLVTVTSTNEWIRDLSIPFGSWVIADEQTAGKGRGQNVWQSLGEDPLIFSGKIRISAAEISLPLLSIFVSSAVLKTIFHFFPERETDTTVKWPNDIYRGDKKVGGILVQSEFINGVFDVVVGIGLNFFGTNVPETLKDKATFLCEKPLEEGVLERFANQLILDLNQSVISLLDQGQVLRDLVWIEDHSLLKHKVIETEWQSRMVRGRVLGIDELGFLLIMTETGEKIELMDTSPKFRII from the coding sequence ATGAGAAATAGACCCATGGAATATAGATTGTTAAAAACGGAATTGGGTCACAGGCTTGTCACTGTCACTTCCACAAACGAATGGATTCGTGATCTGTCCATTCCCTTTGGTTCCTGGGTAATTGCTGATGAACAAACGGCAGGAAAAGGTCGTGGGCAAAATGTTTGGCAATCGTTAGGCGAAGATCCTTTAATTTTTTCAGGTAAAATAAGGATTTCTGCTGCGGAAATTTCCCTGCCCCTGTTATCTATTTTTGTTTCTTCTGCTGTATTAAAAACAATCTTTCATTTTTTCCCAGAACGAGAAACCGATACCACAGTGAAGTGGCCCAATGATATCTATCGCGGTGATAAAAAAGTCGGAGGGATTTTGGTTCAGTCCGAGTTTATCAACGGTGTTTTTGATGTGGTTGTGGGGATTGGTCTTAATTTTTTTGGAACTAATGTTCCTGAAACCTTAAAAGACAAAGCAACTTTTTTATGTGAGAAACCACTCGAGGAAGGAGTTCTAGAACGATTTGCAAATCAGCTAATTCTTGATCTAAACCAATCAGTGATTTCGTTACTCGACCAAGGACAAGTATTGAGAGATTTAGTTTGGATTGAGGATCATTCCTTATTAAAACACAAAGTCATTGAAACGGAATGGCAATCCAGAATGGTTCGCGGTCGTGTTTTGGGAATTGATGAATTAGGATTCCTTCTCATTATGACGGAAACCGGCGAAAAGATTGAACTCATGGACACTTCACCAAAATTTCGGATTATATAA
- a CDS encoding type III pantothenate kinase — MSESPLLLVIDVGNTNTVFGVFREGEDTPDFHKRTVTRKDRTSDELGLFLKGFLTQENVKADRVKKAIYSSVVPSLNPIVERMLEDWFDVNPLRVHYQMNLNFGISYPRPFEIGADRLVNAAYCAKTYPGKKAILVDLGTATTFCVISEKPEYVGGVIAPGLKISMDALTRNTAQLPPIVFGSPKRVLGESTVESIQAGFFFGWIGLLKEIVRAIKEEHPGDYVVVGTGGLVTTIHASHNQVFDEIDPMMTLKGLKILADLNS, encoded by the coding sequence ATGTCAGAATCACCATTATTATTAGTTATAGATGTGGGAAACACCAACACTGTGTTTGGTGTGTTTCGTGAGGGAGAAGACACTCCTGATTTTCATAAAAGAACCGTAACTCGAAAAGACCGAACATCAGATGAACTCGGACTTTTTCTAAAAGGATTTTTAACACAAGAAAATGTAAAAGCAGATCGTGTAAAAAAAGCCATCTACTCGAGTGTTGTTCCATCGTTAAATCCGATCGTTGAAAGAATGTTAGAAGATTGGTTTGACGTAAATCCTCTTCGTGTTCACTACCAAATGAATCTCAACTTTGGAATTAGTTATCCAAGACCTTTTGAAATTGGTGCAGATCGATTGGTAAACGCAGCTTATTGCGCCAAAACATATCCTGGAAAAAAAGCCATTCTTGTGGATTTAGGAACTGCTACCACCTTTTGTGTGATCAGTGAAAAACCGGAATATGTCGGCGGTGTGATTGCGCCAGGCCTTAAAATTTCAATGGATGCCTTAACTCGTAATACAGCGCAACTTCCTCCTATCGTCTTTGGTTCTCCGAAACGAGTTTTAGGCGAATCAACGGTAGAATCCATCCAAGCAGGATTTTTCTTTGGTTGGATTGGTCTTTTGAAAGAAATCGTTCGAGCTATCAAAGAAGAACACCCTGGAGATTACGTTGTTGTTGGAACAGGTGGGCTTGTCACAACCATTCACGCTTCGCATAACCAAGTGTTTGACGAAATAGATCCTATGATGACCTTAAAAGGACTCAAAATCCTCGCCGATTTAAATTCCTAA
- a CDS encoding ArnT family glycosyltransferase: MAYASFFIISALFFFQVWINLDVFPVVWPDEVLFFSPALSFANDGRLQTDVLKGLIPGMESKTLWMPPVYFLFSGFSLSVFPDTLTTVRLANVLIVYLTAIGFYMLLRRESISPIASQIAFASVLWEPLLFRFGTAARMEGLTAFFFIISLLFATNKDKSKLYFVFLTGISLSLSSLSHPIGASFGLVTAFLVWKNFGLKSFPWFILGGILPLLCWFYYIHPDWNWFEIQFGAQLTRKRNLLGNFTLIDKVKVFSFGFGFAKFRLILILAEIVLLISLSYQLWKNSGKLNQKWILFWIWILSVLLSLYTSSEGWYVFHILFPLAFGMALLYDTKGNGWKFAIIGVLLSLSSLLYTNHIHWFQTDSKKVFESHFQHLEMSLAHSKSVYLQALPDPYFDLRNKRPDLDILEFIPGELDIPSESYIQTIQSRDSFVFYDDQLMNSVIKDYLKKSSWNREEWEIPVPGNHWLHYKTIVYTKKY, from the coding sequence GTGGCTTACGCCTCGTTTTTCATTATCTCCGCTTTGTTTTTTTTCCAGGTTTGGATCAACTTGGATGTATTCCCTGTTGTTTGGCCGGACGAAGTTTTGTTTTTTTCACCTGCCCTATCTTTTGCCAATGACGGTCGCTTACAAACCGATGTTTTGAAAGGCCTCATTCCAGGAATGGAATCCAAAACCCTCTGGATGCCACCAGTATATTTCCTTTTCTCTGGATTTTCCTTATCCGTTTTTCCTGACACTCTAACAACAGTTCGCCTGGCAAATGTTTTGATCGTTTACCTAACAGCAATTGGTTTTTATATGCTGCTGCGTCGAGAATCAATTTCGCCAATCGCAAGCCAAATTGCCTTTGCAAGTGTATTATGGGAACCACTCCTCTTTCGTTTTGGAACTGCTGCCAGAATGGAAGGTCTGACAGCATTTTTCTTTATCATCAGTCTACTTTTTGCAACTAACAAAGATAAATCGAAACTATACTTTGTTTTTTTGACGGGAATCTCACTTTCTCTTTCTTCTTTATCGCATCCTATAGGTGCCTCCTTTGGACTTGTCACCGCATTTTTAGTTTGGAAAAACTTTGGCCTTAAATCATTTCCTTGGTTCATCTTAGGTGGAATTTTACCCTTACTATGTTGGTTCTATTACATCCATCCTGATTGGAATTGGTTTGAAATCCAATTTGGAGCCCAACTCACGAGGAAACGAAATTTACTCGGAAACTTCACACTAATTGATAAAGTGAAAGTATTTTCCTTTGGGTTTGGTTTTGCAAAGTTTCGTTTGATTTTGATCCTAGCAGAAATCGTTCTACTCATTTCCCTTTCCTATCAGTTATGGAAAAACTCGGGAAAACTAAACCAAAAATGGATTTTGTTTTGGATTTGGATTCTTTCGGTTTTGTTGTCTCTTTACACTTCTTCGGAAGGATGGTATGTCTTTCATATTTTATTTCCTTTAGCATTCGGAATGGCCTTGTTATACGACACCAAAGGAAATGGTTGGAAGTTCGCAATCATCGGAGTATTATTATCTCTTTCTAGTTTGCTCTATACAAATCATATCCATTGGTTTCAAACTGATTCTAAAAAAGTTTTCGAATCACATTTCCAACATTTAGAAATGAGTTTGGCTCACTCAAAATCAGTTTATTTACAAGCTTTACCCGATCCCTATTTCGATTTAAGAAACAAAAGACCTGATCTCGATATTTTAGAATTCATTCCAGGGGAATTAGACATTCCTTCCGAATCATACATCCAAACCATTCAGTCAAGAGATAGTTTTGTTTTTTATGATGACCAATTGATGAACTCAGTCATAAAAGATTATTTAAAAAAATCATCTTGGAATCGAGAAGAATGGGAAATTCCGGTTCCCGGCAATCATTGGTTACACTATAAAACCATTGTTTACACAAAAAAATATTAG
- a CDS encoding STAS domain-containing protein, with protein sequence MEIKTKKIGKHTLVHLNGRLDITHSDEVEAKLADDVQNGEGDIIINLELISYISSSGIRIFVGMVRELDKQGRKLKLCCITPPVKKVFDVVELLDLFEVFETEQEAVNSLSK encoded by the coding sequence TTGGAAATAAAGACCAAAAAAATCGGAAAGCACACACTCGTTCACCTTAACGGTCGTTTGGACATTACCCATTCGGATGAAGTGGAGGCCAAATTGGCCGACGACGTGCAAAACGGTGAAGGTGACATCATCATCAACCTAGAGCTCATCTCCTACATCTCTTCTTCTGGAATTCGCATCTTTGTTGGGATGGTTCGAGAATTAGACAAACAAGGTAGAAAGTTAAAACTTTGCTGCATCACACCACCTGTCAAAAAGGTATTCGATGTAGTGGAACTTTTGGATTTGTTTGAAGTCTTTGAAACGGAACAAGAAGCCGTTAATTCCCTTTCTAAATAA
- a CDS encoding site-specific integrase: MLNKDLNLPILLPQVLTVDAMTLDNRLIDQVEVRTLLFRLRAKNYLHYLIIKFLVCTGLSLPEIIHLKVSDFNPERTLFKLKNGGRLRRRKIFLEPNLALELYRYSSEFSPSDYLFPGRYGKLRTRTIQKILKTASRLISKEIHIPFLRDVIALDLFKKGFPVWEIQEFLGHRTARSTKLRILLHIPVEERTDPRLFNRNKNQAA, translated from the coding sequence ATGCTAAATAAAGATTTGAATCTACCAATCCTCCTCCCACAAGTATTAACGGTTGATGCCATGACACTGGACAATCGTTTGATTGACCAAGTGGAAGTACGCACCTTGCTCTTTCGACTTCGGGCGAAAAATTACCTGCATTATTTAATCATCAAATTTTTAGTCTGTACGGGTCTATCACTCCCCGAAATCATTCACCTTAAAGTCTCCGACTTTAATCCAGAAAGAACACTATTCAAATTAAAGAACGGTGGTCGCTTGCGTAGACGCAAAATCTTCCTCGAACCTAATTTAGCATTAGAACTCTATCGGTATTCCTCAGAATTTTCACCTTCCGATTATCTATTTCCTGGTCGTTATGGAAAACTCAGAACAAGAACCATTCAAAAAATTCTGAAGACTGCAAGCCGCCTGATCTCAAAAGAAATTCATATTCCCTTCCTTCGAGATGTCATTGCTTTAGACCTTTTTAAAAAAGGTTTTCCTGTGTGGGAAATTCAAGAGTTTTTGGGACATAGAACTGCTCGTTCCACCAAGCTACGAATATTATTACACATTCCGGTCGAAGAACGAACAGATCCGCGACTTTTTAACCGAAACAAAAACCAGGCAGCGTAA